The following are encoded in a window of Arthrobacter antioxidans genomic DNA:
- a CDS encoding ArsR/SmtB family transcription factor: MTNRAPLEADGQANGIGKPAATAREIKALAHPLRLRILRLCGLQELTNKQLADRLGQDPGTMLYHVRQLLSTGFLEPAEVRTGSSGALEKPYRSTGRSWNLDTALGDAGPDGPLAPVDAFREELTEAGPDALASLSRFVLHLSAEDAEDLITRVDAVLSEYTDSDRQRSDQPAYGGIFVLHRTPD, encoded by the coding sequence ATGACCAACAGAGCACCGTTGGAAGCGGACGGGCAGGCGAACGGGATAGGGAAGCCGGCCGCAACTGCCCGGGAGATCAAGGCGCTGGCCCATCCGCTGCGACTGAGGATCCTGCGCCTGTGCGGACTTCAAGAACTGACCAATAAGCAGCTCGCCGACCGGCTGGGCCAAGATCCGGGAACAATGCTCTATCACGTGCGGCAACTGCTCTCGACCGGGTTCCTCGAACCGGCCGAGGTCCGCACCGGAAGCAGCGGCGCCCTTGAAAAGCCGTACCGATCCACGGGGCGGTCCTGGAATCTGGATACCGCCCTGGGTGACGCCGGTCCGGACGGTCCTCTGGCGCCGGTCGACGCGTTCCGGGAAGAACTGACCGAAGCGGGCCCGGACGCACTGGCGAGCCTCTCGCGCTTTGTTCTGCACCTCTCCGCGGAGGACGCCGAGGACCTCATCACACGTGTCGACGCCGTACTGAGCGAATACACCGACAGCGACAGGCAACGATCCGACCAGCCCGCATACGGTGGGATCTTCGTCCTTCACCGGACGCCGGACTAG
- a CDS encoding GNAT family N-acetyltransferase — protein MMNEAIRAKRHADLSSVELSALQKLFDDEYMSDYGPWNPDAPYGYSPADFHVLGFRRTVLAAHVGFQRRVITVGGYDVSVAGTGGVLVDERSRGTGLGSRVMRQAQQVMRDEARVGFGFLGCRQEVVPFYESVGWTHVHATEQCVSRLDQTSVIVSVGGPNLICSAMREASEWPQGDIDLRGTPW, from the coding sequence ATGATGAATGAAGCGATAAGGGCGAAGCGGCATGCAGACCTGAGCAGCGTCGAACTTTCCGCGCTTCAGAAGCTCTTCGACGACGAATATATGAGTGACTACGGCCCGTGGAACCCCGATGCGCCCTACGGATATTCACCAGCAGATTTCCACGTCCTGGGGTTCCGGAGGACGGTATTGGCGGCGCATGTCGGGTTCCAACGGCGCGTGATCACGGTCGGTGGGTATGACGTCTCGGTGGCCGGCACGGGGGGCGTGCTCGTTGATGAGCGGTCCCGTGGCACAGGACTCGGCAGTCGGGTGATGCGACAGGCTCAACAGGTGATGCGCGATGAGGCCCGGGTCGGCTTCGGTTTTCTTGGATGCCGGCAAGAGGTCGTGCCGTTCTACGAATCGGTAGGGTGGACTCACGTTCATGCGACTGAACAGTGCGTGTCCCGCTTGGACCAAACATCTGTCATCGTGTCCGTGGGCGGCCCGAATCTGATTTGCTCGGCGATGCGTGAGGCGAGTGAGTGGCCGCAGGGTGACATCGACCTTCGCGGCACACCCTGGTGA
- a CDS encoding MFS transporter, whose protein sequence is MTPRAAQADKTERAPLGASYWKLWASSGLSNLADGVFKIALPLLAIQLTQSPVLIAGLSVAATLPWLLFALTAGALADRLDRRRLMVWANLGRAVLPGLLVGAIVLDGGSLWALYVVALMVGVAETVYDTSAQSIIPQVVHRDQLSRANGRLYGVELITNQFIGPPLGGLLVALGVVAGFAMPAALWLAAAGGLLLVRGSFRTGREHKTTLRFDIGEGLRFLRDHRILRTLAVMTGVFNFASSAAFAVLVLFAVGPASQMGLSATGFGLLLTTSALGAVVGSFIAERVEARLGRAASLTLAIFGVALFVGAPAITDKPYVLGPVFFVGGMLIVLWNVITVSLRQRITPNRLLGRVNSAYRLLAWGTMPLGAAAGGLLAQWLGLQAMFAIMGMLTLALLGLMPILTNKAITAADIQA, encoded by the coding sequence ATGACTCCTCGTGCAGCGCAGGCGGACAAGACGGAGCGGGCACCGCTGGGCGCCTCCTACTGGAAACTGTGGGCCTCCTCGGGGCTGTCCAACCTCGCCGACGGGGTCTTCAAGATCGCGCTGCCGCTGCTGGCCATCCAGCTCACCCAGTCGCCTGTCCTGATTGCCGGGCTCAGTGTCGCGGCGACACTTCCCTGGCTTCTGTTCGCCCTGACCGCCGGAGCGCTGGCCGACCGGTTGGACCGGCGCAGGCTCATGGTATGGGCCAACCTCGGCCGGGCCGTACTGCCTGGCCTGCTGGTGGGCGCCATTGTGCTCGATGGGGGGTCCCTCTGGGCCCTGTACGTTGTCGCGCTGATGGTGGGTGTGGCCGAAACGGTCTATGACACCTCCGCCCAGTCGATCATCCCCCAGGTGGTGCACAGGGATCAGCTCTCGCGCGCCAACGGCCGGCTGTACGGGGTCGAGCTCATCACCAACCAGTTCATCGGGCCACCGCTGGGCGGGCTGTTGGTGGCTCTCGGCGTCGTTGCCGGCTTCGCCATGCCGGCGGCACTGTGGCTTGCAGCCGCCGGTGGCCTGCTACTGGTTCGGGGATCCTTCCGCACCGGACGCGAGCACAAGACGACACTGCGGTTCGACATCGGCGAAGGGCTGCGGTTCCTACGGGACCACAGGATCCTTCGCACCCTCGCGGTGATGACCGGAGTGTTCAACTTCGCCTCCAGTGCCGCCTTCGCGGTCCTGGTGCTGTTCGCCGTCGGCCCTGCTTCACAGATGGGGCTGTCCGCAACGGGCTTCGGCCTCCTCTTGACGACCTCGGCCCTAGGCGCGGTCGTCGGCTCGTTCATCGCCGAACGGGTGGAAGCCAGGCTCGGCAGGGCGGCGTCGCTGACGCTGGCAATCTTCGGGGTCGCCCTATTTGTCGGTGCGCCCGCCATCACCGACAAGCCCTATGTCCTTGGACCAGTCTTCTTCGTCGGAGGCATGCTGATCGTGCTGTGGAATGTCATCACCGTGTCCCTGCGCCAACGCATCACGCCCAACCGTCTGCTCGGGAGAGTCAACAGCGCCTACCGCCTGCTGGCCTGGGGCACCATGCCGCTCGGAGCTGCAGCCGGCGGCCTGCTGGCCCAATGGCTTGGCCTGCAAGCCATGTTCGCCATCATGGGAATGCTGACCCTGGCACTACTGGGATTGATGCCCATCCTCACAAACAAGGCAATCACCGCCGCCGACATCCAGGCATAG
- a CDS encoding class I SAM-dependent methyltransferase, with protein MIDAVSEAYSRRAAEYTELFGSMGAVHPSDRQLVSTWADGVDGQVIDAGCGPGHWTNFLAERGLEARGIDLVPEFIARARSAYPGVSFEVGSLNTLDVETGTVGGVLSWYSLIHHDPSTIGIPLQEFNRVLRPGGMLLLGFFESPAIEGFAHAMAAAYRWPVSDLTEELTSAGFDVIETHTRTTTDQRPHAAIIARRASAE; from the coding sequence ATGATTGATGCGGTCAGTGAGGCGTACTCACGGCGTGCAGCGGAGTATACCGAGCTCTTCGGATCCATGGGCGCCGTGCACCCCTCCGACCGTCAGCTCGTATCTACCTGGGCTGACGGTGTTGACGGTCAGGTCATCGACGCGGGCTGTGGACCAGGGCACTGGACGAACTTCTTGGCCGAGCGTGGGCTCGAAGCACGCGGTATTGACTTGGTGCCCGAGTTCATCGCGAGAGCGCGCTCCGCCTATCCCGGCGTGTCGTTTGAGGTCGGCAGTCTCAACACCCTCGATGTCGAGACAGGAACAGTGGGCGGGGTTCTCTCGTGGTACTCACTCATCCACCACGATCCCAGCACAATCGGGATTCCCCTGCAGGAGTTCAACCGCGTTCTGCGCCCGGGTGGCATGCTGCTCCTCGGCTTCTTCGAAAGCCCTGCCATCGAGGGATTCGCGCATGCCATGGCCGCGGCGTACCGCTGGCCGGTGAGTGACCTCACCGAAGAACTGACTTCGGCTGGCTTCGACGTGATCGAGACGCACACCAGGACGACCACAGATCAGCGGCCCCACGCGGCAATCATCGCTCGACGCGCAAGCGCGGAGTGA
- a CDS encoding VOC family protein, with amino-acid sequence MIIETDDFDEAVHFYRDVLGMPEQPAFAPDGEDRVSILHAGIATIELATPTHVRTIDAIENAPTVEGPTLRIALEVADTAQAVAVSKPSGTGILAPPTETPFRTINARVQGPAGWQVTFFQELETLEQRSSRQGFSTDDRRAR; translated from the coding sequence TTGATCATCGAGACCGACGATTTCGATGAAGCCGTTCACTTCTACCGCGATGTTCTCGGCATGCCCGAGCAACCCGCTTTCGCCCCTGACGGCGAAGACCGCGTGTCGATCCTCCATGCCGGTATCGCGACCATTGAACTGGCGACACCGACTCACGTGCGCACCATCGATGCGATCGAGAACGCGCCAACCGTCGAAGGGCCAACGCTTCGGATCGCACTCGAAGTAGCGGACACCGCTCAGGCGGTCGCGGTCTCCAAACCATCGGGTACTGGGATTCTGGCGCCCCCCACCGAGACCCCGTTCCGGACCATCAACGCCAGGGTCCAAGGTCCCGCCGGCTGGCAGGTCACGTTCTTCCAAGAACTCGAAACGCTGGAGCAACGGTCAAGCCGGCAAGGATTTTCCACCGACGACAGGCGTGCACGCTAG
- a CDS encoding alpha/beta fold hydrolase — MSSGHAADAPAEVTLESDHGTLTALARTGQGTPVVVVHGVMADANAWKHVVETLAPGRPVLVLNRRGRAASAPLNEGYDVATEVRDLLLWLATLESPVDLVGHSYGGLIAVEVIRRGARVRSLVLYEPVAHPFGAAAAPLLTAAVTAGDLDAAVEIINVDLSGYTRGHVEALRASPAWPKLLHLAAPTGAELRAINTFTFTAPGSWTIPTTIIAGEHSRNRPPYGPSVDLFAKALQVTDVTILADQDHLGHVTAPHDLARAINDGIGEETTLLVQAPTNDR, encoded by the coding sequence ATGAGCAGTGGTCATGCTGCCGACGCGCCCGCCGAGGTAACACTGGAATCCGATCACGGGACACTCACGGCACTCGCTCGAACCGGGCAGGGAACTCCGGTCGTCGTCGTGCATGGAGTGATGGCCGACGCGAATGCATGGAAGCACGTCGTGGAGACCCTCGCCCCGGGGCGCCCGGTGCTGGTGCTCAATCGCCGCGGGCGCGCCGCCAGCGCTCCCCTGAACGAAGGGTACGATGTCGCCACCGAGGTCCGGGATCTTCTGCTCTGGCTGGCGACCCTCGAGAGTCCGGTCGACCTCGTCGGCCACAGCTACGGGGGTCTCATCGCGGTGGAAGTCATTCGGCGAGGCGCCCGGGTGCGCTCCCTCGTCCTGTACGAGCCCGTGGCGCATCCATTCGGCGCCGCAGCGGCGCCCCTGCTGACCGCGGCCGTGACGGCCGGCGACCTCGACGCCGCCGTCGAGATCATCAATGTCGACCTCTCCGGCTACACCCGCGGACACGTCGAGGCGCTCCGGGCAAGCCCGGCATGGCCGAAACTCCTGCACCTCGCGGCGCCAACCGGCGCCGAACTGCGGGCGATCAACACCTTCACGTTCACCGCACCAGGGTCGTGGACGATCCCGACCACGATCATCGCCGGCGAACACAGCAGGAACCGGCCACCCTACGGGCCCAGCGTCGATCTGTTCGCAAAGGCCCTCCAGGTCACAGACGTGACGATCCTGGCCGATCAGGACCACCTCGGCCACGTCACCGCCCCGCACGACCTGGCTCGAGCAATCAACGACGGCATCGGTGAGGAAACCACCCTGCTGGTGCAAGCGCCAACGAACGACCGGTAG
- a CDS encoding TetR family transcriptional regulator C-terminal domain-containing protein — translation MSEGCPFLNTASEFSDPSHPVRLRVANHRSDVVEHFRSLAQQAGIVGARRFAEHLALLTDGAYETARARPGVRPSDAVSASHSCRHPPMISLS, via the coding sequence GTGTCCGAGGGTTGTCCGTTCCTCAACACGGCTTCTGAGTTCTCCGATCCTTCGCATCCTGTTCGGCTCCGGGTGGCCAACCACAGATCAGACGTCGTTGAGCACTTTCGCAGCCTTGCCCAACAGGCCGGGATCGTAGGCGCAAGGCGTTTCGCAGAACACTTGGCGCTGTTGACCGACGGTGCATACGAAACGGCTCGAGCACGCCCGGGAGTCCGACCATCAGATGCAGTGTCGGCGTCGCATTCATGCCGCCACCCTCCCATGATCAGCTTGTCTTGA
- a CDS encoding AAA family ATPase yields MSHVLITGMSGAGKTTLLGELSRRGHRTIDTDYDGWVLPDGTWDEARMSRLLASEQTLVVSGTVENQGCFYDRFAAIVLLTAPVDLLIKRVSTRTNNPYGKAESEQFVIRQQVSDVEPLLRRNASLELDGRRPVSELADEVERLVVAPPDGRP; encoded by the coding sequence ATGTCTCACGTTCTGATCACCGGGATGTCAGGAGCAGGTAAGACGACCCTGCTGGGCGAGCTGTCCCGGCGGGGCCACCGGACGATCGACACGGACTATGACGGCTGGGTGCTTCCTGACGGCACGTGGGATGAAGCGCGCATGTCGAGACTTCTCGCGTCCGAGCAGACGCTCGTCGTCTCGGGGACTGTCGAGAACCAGGGTTGTTTCTACGACCGATTCGCAGCGATCGTGCTCCTCACTGCGCCGGTGGACCTACTCATCAAGCGCGTCTCGACACGAACGAACAACCCCTACGGCAAGGCAGAGTCAGAGCAGTTCGTGATCCGCCAGCAGGTGTCCGACGTCGAGCCGCTGCTGCGTCGCAACGCGAGCCTTGAACTTGATGGTCGCCGGCCGGTTTCAGAGCTGGCTGATGAGGTTGAACGTCTCGTCGTCGCCCCGCCCGATGGCAGACCGTGA
- a CDS encoding GAF domain-containing protein, giving the protein MARPDFLGAGTSSTSSEEASSTTTTFSFLQARPHSRPPPGCRPQLIVPYSRSVNATEHLAGHGQDVFCGAILLRPRNTVTIASSSPESRRLDELQYSYGPCLTAARTDQPVHVDDTRTDQRWPEYVADVTRHAMSSILGMPIPLDGDAECGLNLYSTAPNTFTSRRSHAAHGLERCSRPSRELPQAFRALPEPGAPAGVIGRLCRGPVRRPRASVDHRPGCKTLLEGSGACTEPSELA; this is encoded by the coding sequence GTGGCCCGCCCGGACTTTCTTGGCGCAGGCACATCGTCGACGTCCTCCGAGGAAGCATCATCAACGACAACAACCTTTTCGTTCCTTCAGGCACGGCCCCACTCGCGGCCTCCCCCGGGGTGCCGTCCGCAGCTGATCGTCCCGTACTCGCGGAGCGTGAACGCAACCGAACATCTCGCCGGGCACGGGCAGGACGTGTTCTGCGGAGCAATTCTCCTTCGACCACGGAACACTGTGACGATCGCCAGCAGCAGCCCCGAGTCCCGGCGGCTCGATGAGCTGCAGTACTCCTACGGACCGTGCCTGACCGCAGCCCGCACCGACCAGCCCGTCCATGTCGATGACACGAGGACCGATCAGCGGTGGCCGGAGTACGTGGCCGACGTGACCCGCCACGCGATGTCCTCCATCCTCGGAATGCCGATCCCCCTCGATGGTGACGCGGAGTGCGGACTGAATCTGTACTCCACAGCGCCCAACACGTTCACCTCACGCCGGTCTCATGCGGCGCACGGGTTGGAGCGTTGCAGCCGTCCATCCCGTGAGCTGCCGCAGGCTTTTCGAGCGTTGCCTGAGCCCGGCGCGCCCGCAGGAGTGATCGGTCGACTCTGTCGAGGTCCAGTACGGCGGCCGAGAGCATCCGTTGACCATCGACCCGGCTGTAAGACTCTGCTTGAAGGTTCCGGCGCGTGTACTGAACCGTCTGAGCTAGCGTGA
- a CDS encoding YegP family protein — MAGTFELFHDGGTSFGFRLTAPDGEVVAVSGQFSNKASAVEGIRAVRECAGTGLITDLCPPIPYEAVAEKPGPSQDLSVGHQMAHRR, encoded by the coding sequence ATGGCCGGAACGTTCGAGCTTTTTCATGACGGAGGCACTTCCTTCGGGTTCAGATTGACGGCTCCCGATGGGGAAGTTGTAGCTGTATCGGGGCAGTTCTCAAATAAGGCGTCCGCCGTCGAGGGAATCCGTGCCGTCCGCGAGTGCGCCGGGACAGGTCTCATCACGGACCTTTGCCCGCCGATCCCTTATGAAGCAGTGGCGGAGAAGCCTGGCCCATCCCAAGATCTGTCCGTCGGGCACCAAATGGCCCACCGGCGGTAA
- a CDS encoding GNAT family N-acetyltransferase, producing MAFRVPLPRELHREGVLLRALDDEDWRLEYDLSRVPDVPQWTYYPPNLDEVSARRRVTRTRERHEQGLAGRYAIVIDGTAVGTAGMAWIEGASPEVFYVLKPAGRGRGVATTSVRLLAEWLIAQGHLTVALETIAGNVASENVAQRAGFRCAEAYPGSQRGAPVQLNRWVRDAQPPSLTSEKSLGS from the coding sequence ATGGCTTTCCGTGTCCCGTTACCCCGAGAACTGCATCGGGAGGGTGTTCTCCTGCGAGCACTGGATGATGAGGACTGGCGGCTGGAGTATGACTTGAGCCGGGTGCCTGATGTGCCGCAATGGACTTACTACCCGCCGAATTTGGATGAAGTCAGCGCGCGGCGTCGGGTCACTCGAACCAGGGAGAGGCACGAACAAGGTCTCGCTGGCAGATATGCAATCGTCATCGATGGCACCGCCGTGGGAACGGCTGGCATGGCATGGATTGAGGGCGCCAGCCCTGAGGTCTTTTATGTTCTGAAGCCTGCCGGGCGCGGCCGCGGCGTGGCCACCACATCTGTACGCCTTCTGGCGGAATGGCTGATAGCGCAGGGCCACCTCACGGTGGCGCTCGAAACAATCGCCGGGAATGTGGCAAGTGAGAATGTAGCGCAACGTGCCGGCTTCAGATGCGCGGAGGCGTACCCGGGATCCCAACGCGGGGCGCCTGTTCAATTGAACCGCTGGGTTCGAGACGCTCAACCGCCCTCGCTCACCAGCGAAAAATCACTTGGGTCGTAG
- a CDS encoding phosphotransferase family protein has protein sequence MRSMDVRSVPREASAFQQPLSEEELRAICDRAFPDRPRIIAAQELLGGRYNTTYRLDRHDVPSLILRVAPELGRQSRLEHRLMRTEYASLPLLAAVGHLMPTVIRADFTGTIIDRDYLIQSYLPGVPAAQALKQYTTAQQLDFWFQLGEILAAIHAQTGERFGPIRGVQYESWSASLTATFQAIAADMTDAALDASDIAEILQVIKAHASSIDEDTVPRLLHGDLWIGNVMLAADSATPRIVGIYDCDRTSWGDTESDWTLFLLQSRPPEVQQAFRRGYRRTPQTTPAATLRALIYRARSIAEARLEYRRLGEDQHLASTYSELGAVLAELN, from the coding sequence ATGCGGAGTATGGATGTACGGTCAGTGCCTCGAGAGGCTTCAGCTTTTCAGCAGCCTCTCTCCGAGGAGGAGTTGCGGGCCATCTGTGATCGGGCTTTCCCGGACAGACCCCGAATCATTGCCGCTCAGGAACTCCTCGGGGGTAGGTACAACACGACGTACCGGCTGGACCGGCACGACGTGCCGTCACTGATTCTGCGGGTCGCACCCGAGCTCGGCCGGCAGTCACGGTTGGAACACCGCCTGATGCGCACCGAGTACGCCAGCCTCCCCCTGCTGGCCGCCGTCGGACACCTCATGCCCACCGTCATCCGGGCAGACTTCACCGGAACCATCATCGACCGGGACTACCTGATCCAGTCCTACCTCCCCGGTGTGCCAGCGGCCCAGGCGCTCAAGCAGTACACGACCGCACAGCAACTCGACTTCTGGTTCCAGCTCGGAGAAATCCTGGCCGCCATCCATGCGCAGACCGGGGAACGCTTCGGGCCCATTAGGGGTGTCCAGTACGAGAGCTGGAGTGCGAGCCTCACGGCGACCTTTCAGGCCATTGCGGCGGACATGACTGATGCGGCCCTCGATGCATCCGACATCGCCGAGATCCTGCAGGTGATAAAGGCACACGCATCCTCGATAGATGAGGACACGGTGCCGCGGCTGCTTCACGGGGACCTATGGATCGGCAATGTGATGCTGGCGGCCGATAGTGCTACGCCTCGTATCGTCGGAATCTACGACTGCGATCGGACGTCCTGGGGAGACACCGAATCGGACTGGACGCTGTTCCTCCTGCAAAGCCGCCCACCCGAAGTGCAGCAGGCCTTTCGACGCGGCTACCGAAGGACCCCGCAGACGACGCCGGCCGCGACTTTGCGGGCATTGATCTACCGCGCGAGGAGCATCGCCGAAGCTCGCCTCGAATACCGTCGGCTTGGAGAGGACCAGCACCTCGCGAGCACGTACTCCGAACTAGGAGCTGTCCTCGCTGAACTCAACTGA
- a CDS encoding GNAT family N-acetyltransferase, whose amino-acid sequence MRTPAVDELDQILRVLTQWQCDEGPLHLHPGDLGWHSLRGAAATAAATRVWSSGDTALAIALIDGPQLLRFAMDPARHQDESLARRIVADVGEPATGVLHAGSATIEARGASALAVHLAKEGWVPDEPWTPLHRNLTAPVEAAGLRIDTIEPDRTDEWVSVHWSAFHGTPMPDERRRNFVKGWRAAAEGPFFDSARILALYNDGDAVAVAAVWSAGTGRPGLIEPMGVHQEHRGRGYGTIATRAAAAVLREMGSSSATVCAESSNAGAVSTYLAAGFSAHPQVTDWRRDA is encoded by the coding sequence GTGAGAACGCCGGCCGTCGACGAGCTCGATCAGATCCTTCGCGTGCTCACGCAGTGGCAGTGCGACGAGGGACCACTGCATCTGCATCCGGGCGATTTGGGCTGGCACTCGCTCCGTGGAGCCGCTGCCACTGCCGCCGCGACGCGGGTGTGGTCATCTGGTGACACGGCTCTGGCGATCGCGCTCATCGACGGCCCCCAGCTGCTGCGCTTTGCGATGGACCCGGCGCGGCACCAGGACGAGTCTCTCGCCCGTCGCATCGTCGCGGATGTCGGCGAGCCGGCGACGGGTGTCCTTCATGCAGGAAGCGCGACCATCGAGGCGCGCGGCGCGTCGGCACTTGCCGTGCACCTCGCGAAGGAAGGGTGGGTGCCCGACGAGCCATGGACGCCGCTCCACCGTAATCTGACAGCACCCGTGGAGGCTGCGGGCCTTCGAATCGACACCATCGAACCAGATCGCACCGATGAGTGGGTGTCCGTTCACTGGTCGGCCTTCCATGGAACGCCCATGCCGGACGAGCGGCGGCGCAACTTCGTCAAGGGATGGCGGGCAGCCGCGGAAGGACCATTTTTCGACTCCGCGCGCATCCTGGCGCTCTACAACGACGGCGATGCAGTCGCCGTCGCCGCGGTATGGTCTGCCGGCACGGGGCGTCCCGGTCTCATCGAGCCGATGGGAGTGCATCAAGAGCACCGCGGTCGCGGGTACGGCACAATAGCGACGCGCGCAGCCGCGGCGGTGCTTCGCGAGATGGGCTCATCAAGCGCCACAGTCTGCGCAGAGAGCTCTAACGCCGGCGCCGTCTCCACCTACCTGGCAGCAGGATTCTCCGCCCACCCCCAGGTCACCGACTGGCGCCGCGACGCGTGA
- a CDS encoding tyrosine-type recombinase/integrase encodes MNLGTLSSGTTDNVTRHGHILAAWELSLPGSGHTLRAYRRTLREFCGWLDDHGFDLFSVQRVHVDGWRQEVTGASASAAQRIAAVSSFYRYAVSYGAIVTNPAELVERPTISADHSGTQSLSRDQARALLGAARANGPRSHALVSLLLFTGLRLSEALNADTTDYGHDGGHRTLTVQRKGGDLAKVAVPAPAVEALDAYLGTTGQELGTVTGTGRPIFTTITGKRWAASEAFRTVQRLAHAAGIKGEISPHSLRHTFATIALEAGATLHDLQDALGQTDPRATRRYDRARNNLTISAGYHVARALN; translated from the coding sequence ATGAATCTCGGCACGCTGTCGTCCGGTACTACTGACAACGTGACTCGCCACGGGCACATTCTTGCCGCGTGGGAGCTGTCGCTTCCCGGGTCGGGGCACACGCTCCGCGCGTACCGGCGCACCCTCAGGGAGTTCTGTGGGTGGCTGGACGATCATGGGTTCGATCTGTTCAGTGTTCAGCGGGTGCATGTGGATGGGTGGCGGCAGGAGGTGACGGGGGCATCGGCCAGCGCGGCACAGCGGATCGCAGCCGTCTCGAGTTTCTATCGGTACGCGGTGTCGTACGGGGCGATTGTCACCAACCCTGCCGAGTTGGTGGAGCGTCCCACGATTTCGGCGGATCACTCCGGCACGCAAAGCCTCAGCAGAGACCAAGCGCGCGCCCTGCTCGGGGCGGCACGAGCCAACGGACCGCGATCGCACGCACTGGTGAGCCTGCTCCTGTTCACCGGCCTACGCCTCAGTGAAGCCCTCAATGCGGACACCACGGATTATGGGCACGACGGCGGGCACCGCACCCTGACGGTGCAGCGCAAGGGTGGGGATCTCGCCAAGGTGGCCGTGCCGGCCCCCGCCGTCGAAGCTCTCGATGCCTATCTCGGGACCACCGGGCAGGAGCTCGGGACAGTGACGGGCACCGGCCGGCCGATCTTCACCACGATCACGGGCAAGCGGTGGGCGGCGTCGGAGGCTTTCCGCACGGTGCAGCGGTTGGCCCACGCGGCGGGCATCAAGGGAGAAATCAGCCCCCACAGTCTCCGGCACACGTTTGCGACCATCGCGCTGGAGGCGGGCGCCACCCTGCACGACCTCCAGGACGCACTGGGACAGACCGATCCACGCGCCACGCGGCGCTACGACCGCGCGCGAAACAACCTCACAATATCGGCCGGCTACCACGTGGCACGCGCCCTAAATTGA
- a CDS encoding ANTAR domain-containing protein — protein sequence MGRATGIYMARYVIGAEEAHTLLVTASNRSHSPLGHVGATLVTGGQLRSLDGRRTGPAG from the coding sequence ATCGGGCGGGCTACAGGCATCTATATGGCGCGGTACGTGATCGGGGCGGAGGAAGCTCACACACTGCTTGTAACGGCCAGCAACCGCAGCCACTCCCCTCTGGGGCACGTCGGGGCGACGCTGGTGACAGGCGGGCAGCTCCGCAGCCTCGACGGACGACGGACCGGCCCCGCAGGCTGA
- a CDS encoding ANTAR domain-containing protein, protein MSLSTSPPTDEPRQLHEAIDSRDAIGQAKGILMERHRITGPQAFIVLSIASQHTHLKLWSVADYLINSGELPDRDTTH, encoded by the coding sequence CTGTCGTTATCGACTTCTCCCCCGACAGACGAGCCCAGGCAGCTCCACGAGGCCATCGATTCCAGGGACGCCATCGGCCAGGCCAAGGGCATCCTCATGGAACGCCACAGGATCACCGGACCCCAGGCGTTCATCGTGCTGTCCATAGCCAGCCAGCACACCCACCTGAAACTCTGGAGCGTCGCCGACTACCTCATCAACAGCGGCGAACTCCCCGACAGGGACACCACACACTGA
- a CDS encoding MerR family transcriptional regulator, which produces MRIGELAERTNVSVRSLRYYEQQRLLRSSRSSSGQRIFEPASIDRVIQIQELFAAGMCSTKIEELLPCFDAAPGERTGMLDQELLKHRQRLEYAIRDLQRARATLNDVIDNAHAGL; this is translated from the coding sequence ATGCGGATCGGCGAACTGGCGGAGCGGACGAACGTGAGCGTGCGGTCCTTGCGCTACTACGAGCAGCAGCGCCTGTTGCGCAGCTCCCGCAGCTCATCTGGTCAGCGGATTTTCGAGCCGGCCAGCATCGACCGGGTGATCCAGATTCAAGAGCTCTTCGCCGCGGGAATGTGCAGCACGAAGATCGAGGAGTTGCTGCCGTGCTTCGATGCCGCACCGGGTGAGCGCACCGGGATGTTGGATCAGGAATTGCTCAAGCATCGCCAACGCCTCGAGTACGCCATCCGTGATCTACAGAGGGCCCGGGCAACCCTCAACGACGTTATCGACAACGCCCACGCAGGCCTCTGA